DNA sequence from the Chitinispirillales bacterium genome:
GCGACAGAAGAAGTAGTTTCTGAAACTAACGCTGCAAACGAAGCGGCGGCAGAGTAAGTAAACTTTAGTATTATTGGGTTCAAAATAAGCTGAGTGTAATTAATTTATTCTTAAACTTATTTTGAACCGTTATTTTAATATTGTTCAAAAACAAACGGATATTCCACAATAGTAGTATCATTTTCAATTTGAATTTCAGAAAATTTCCATCTTTTTATCGTTAAAACTATATTCTTCTCGAAAATCATGTCGTTTATGTCGCTTTGTAAAATTTTACAATCAACTATCTCTCCGGTAGAAATTATTTTGAATCTGACTATAAGTCCGCCGTTTAATTTGTTGCCTTGCCGCATATAGTTGATATATTCTTTGCGAATTGTGTTTGAATTTTGGTCTATTCCTCTCATAATATTTGCACGACTGCGCTGTCCTATAATCGTTTGTCCGCGGATTCCATCGTATTTTAATATTTCAGCAGAATCAACATATATTGACGTATCTTTCTCCAATACGGTCGAATCAGAAAAATTATCCTTCTGCGCACTTTTTCCTTTCCCTCCCAGAATGAATTCCAGTGCAAACACAGGAATTATAATTATTATAATTGTTATAATTACTTTGTTCATAAAATACTTCTTTCTTTTTGTTTCACCCTGTACAAAATAATTATTTTATATGCGTGTGAAGGAGAGTGTGAATATGTTAATTAGAGATTTGGGCGATTTTCCGGAATTTGAAACTGTTCTATTAGGAAATTCTGTTGACGAGGAAGCGAAACAAATTATTGTTTCGGAGTTAATGAGCGACGTTTTGACCGAAGATAACGGCGGAAATGTTGTTTTGATTACCGGATTATGTACCGAGCAAGCGATAAGAACCTCGAACATGGTCGATGCGTTGGCGGTTGTTATTACAGCCGGAAAAAAAATTACCGCGTCTATGATTAAGATAGCGAACGATGCCAAAATTTCGCTTTTTTCCACAAAATTGAGAAATTATGAAGTTTGCAAGTTAATTGCGGGGAAAATGTAAGTGGTCGATGAAAAACTTTTAAACCCAAGCGGTTCGATTGTTATCAAAGAAATGATTACCCGAATTCGTGTCAGAGACGCGATGAACTCGTTGGTTTTAACGGGGAAAGTAACGGCGACAATGAGGGAAATTCAAAATATCATGCGTGAAAGCAAAATTTCCGGCGTCCCTATTTGCGACGATAACGGAATTTTGACGGGAATGATCACTGTTGACGATATTATCAAGGCGCTTGACGGAAATTACATAAACGACTGTGTAGAAAAACACATGTCAAAAGACATTATAACTCTTGACGCAGATTTACCGTTGTCGGTTGCGTTTTCGTATTTTGGAAAATATCAATTCCGACGCTTCCCGATTGTTGATTCTAATAAGAAACTTACAGGAATAATTTCCGGCAGAGACATTTTGAGCAAAATGTTGGAATTGTTTAATCAGGAAGTCGGAAAACTTGAGGAAATGATTCCTGAAGAAAAAATGATAAGTCAAGAATTTTACTATAAGAAATATTCCGTCGCCGCTAAAGATATGACGCATGCAGGAAACGCTTCCGGGGAAATTAAAAATTATTGCGGAAAATGTGGAATGTCGCGAAATCTTTGCCGTAGAATAGGCGTTGCGGCATTTGAACTTGAAATAAATATTGCGGTACATTCATATGGCGGAACGCTTTCTTTGTCTCATAAAGGAAACGAATTGCAAATAATTTCACAGGACATCGGTCCCGGCATAGAAGACATAGAATTGGCAATGCAGGAAGGTTATTCGTCGGCGAACGATTGGGTGCGTTCTTATGGCTTCGGCGCTGGAATGGGGCTTCCAAATATAAAAAGAGTGTCCGATGTTTTTGATATAAAGTCAAGTAAAGAAAAAGGGACGGTTGTAACGGCAACTTTTTTTATAGACGGTGAAAAACATGAAATTCTTTGAGCGATTACATTTATATGGAGGGATATAATGAAAACAAGCGATGTTTCAAAAATTTTGTTTATTAAAGCGGCAAACGATGTTTTCGACGGAGAAGTTAACGCCGCATACACTTCCGATTTGTTGAGCGATGTATTGGCAAACGCAGAAAGCGAGTCCGTATTAATAACCATACAAGCGCATAAAAATACTACAGCCGTCGCAGGAATCGTCGGCGCAAATACAATAATTATTTGTAATTCAAGAGAAATTCCGCAGGATATGATTTCGGCGGCGAATGATTCTAAAATTACACTTTTTGTCTCTGAAAAAAATCAATTTGAAACAAGCGTTGCGATCGCAAAATTACTCGGAACGCACTGACATTTAAAATTTTGCATAATTTCGGTTTCCCCTTGCTTTTCGCAGGAAAAGTATTTTATTTTAATGTCGAGTTTTCAGCAAAAAAATCTAAAATCCGGAGGAAATATGTCAAAAATATGCGACGTTTGCGGAAGAGGGCCGGTTATCGGCGGGTCGGTTTCGCATGCTCACAATGTAAGTAAGAGGGTTTTTAAACCAAATCTTCGTAACATTAAATTAGAAATTGACGGCATTAATCAAAACGTCAAAATTTGTATGAGATGCCTCAAATCTCTGTCTAAAGTATAGTTATTATTGGTTGTTTTGTGCGACTTTTTGTTTTCTTAATGTTATTGTTTACGGTAACGCAGGCAAAGCCGGTAGTTATCGTGAGCGCGTATCCGATTTATGATTTTGTGTCCGTTATAGCCAAAGACGAAGTGTCATTGATTTTGCTTCTTCCGCCTAACAGCGACCCTCATTCGTTTGAACCTACTCCAAAAGACATTGTAAATATAGGTAACGCCGACATATTTTTTTATATTTCGCCGGAGTTTGAACCATGGGCGCAAAGGTTTGTAAAAAAGGCGAAATCTGCGATTTTTGTCGCCGACAAAAAACACGAAGATCACTACGACAACGATAAAGAGCGTCATGACCCGCACGTTTGGCTTGACCCTGAAGAAGTTGTTGAAATTGTTGAAATTATCGCGGAAAATCTAAAAAATATCTTGCCGGAAAATGCGGATTTTTTTGAAAAAAATGCAAAAAATTTGCTTACACAAATAAATGATTTAGATATGGAATACAAAATCAAATTTGAGAGATGCGAGCATAGAAAAGTGTTTTTTACAGGACATAATTCTTTTGTAGGGTTTGCAAAAAGATATGGTTTGCAGATAATTCCGATAACGCAAAGTTTTTCATCCACTTCCGAGCCGTCGGCAAAACAAATAGCGATTATCATTGATGAAATTCATAAAAGCGGAGCGAAATTTATTTATTATGACGTACACAGCGGTATTTCTGCGGCAAAAACGATAGCGAAGGAAACACAAACGCAAATACTTCCGCTTTTTACAATTCACACGACAAGTAGAGATGATTTCGCTAAAAAAGTACACTACATTGAGTATATGAAACGTAATTACGAAAATTTATTGCGCGGCTTGCAATTTTAATAATAAATTTTGTTTTTAACACCTATTTTATTTATGGAGTTTTATGGATAAGGCGAAAGCAGGATACGTTGAAGGCATAATATCAATATTTATAAATACGGCGTTGTTTTTTATTAAGTTATGGGCTAGCGCGGTAAGCGGTTCAATTGCGTTGGCCGCCGATGCATGGCATACGCTTTCCGACTCAATAAGTTCAATAATTGTTGTCGCGGCGGTAAAATTATCATCAAAAAAAGCTGATAAAGAACATCCGTTCGGACATGGACGTTGGGAACATGTGGCGTCTCTTTTTATAGCTGTTTTTCTTGGCGTAATAGCGTACGAGTTTCTAAAAAATTCTATAATGCGATTTAACAGCGGAAACGAAGCGGTTTTCACATCGGTCGCCATAATTGTTACTATTATATCAATCGTTACAAAAGAAGCGCTGGCTCGGTACGCGTTTTACATAGGACGAAAAACTGAAAATCTGAGTATAAGCGCAGACGGTTGGCATCACAGAACCGACGCTTTATCCTCAGTCGTTGTATTGACAGGAATTTTGTTTGCAAAAAAATTTTGGTGGATTGACAGTGTTTTGGGAATTATAGTCGCCATGATGATTTTTTATGCAACATTTGAAATAATGAAAGAGACAATAACGAAATTTTTGGGCGAAGAACCAGGACAAGATTTGATTGATGCCGTAAAAAAAGAGATTTTGTGCGTTTATAACTACGATTTGGAAGTGCACCACTTTCACATTCATAACTATGTTTTACATAAAGAATTAACTTTTCACATCCGTTTAGATAAAAATTTGAATATAGAAACCGGACACAAAATAGCAAGCGATATAGAAAAAATAATAGGGGAAAAATTTAATATGGCCGTGACGATTCACGTTGAACCCCTGTATAAAAATTCTTAAACTTAGCGTAAATAACGTTCAAAGAAATGGATGACAAATGAAATATATTCCCATAGTTGAGTTACCGCTCTTAATTGTTATGGTACTGATTCGCGCCGCCATTTTTAGGCGTCAGAGAGTTAAAACTATAGTATTCGGCGCAACAGATAAAACTGATTTTGTAATTATTCCTATAGTTTTTTCTTTCTTTTACGGTATATCGGCGTCGGTTTTTGATTTGCCTTTCCCAGAAACTTTAAAAAATCATTTTTGGAATCCGGATTTCTTAATCGTTGCAGCAATAATTGTTTGCTCGTCTGCACTTGTATGGTTTGGCGTTACCTTAAAAATATTCGGCAAATCATTTCGCGTGGGAATCGACGAAAACACTAAAGACGAATTAGTGACAAACGGCACGTTTGCAATCGGCAGAAATCCGATTTATCTTGCTTTTATCACATTTTTTATCGGTATTTTTACGGCGTATCCTAATATAACAACCCTTGTGTTTTCGCTTCTCGTAACCGCAACGATCCATAGGCAAATTTTACGCGAAGAGAAATTTCTCAAAAACCATTACGGTGCGCAATACGAAGAATACTGTAAAAAAGTACGAAGATATGTTTAATTTTAAAAAGGGAATTTAATGGATTTTTTTCTAAATTCTGATTTTGCAAGCGCCATTGACGAATTTGGACTTGTATTTTTTGGAAATTCATTGTCGCAATGGATGCTTTCGGTTTGTCTGACGGTTATGGTGTTTTTATTTTTCTTTGGGTTAAAACGATTGTTTTTGAAGAAATTGCCGAATTTCGTGAAAAAAGAGGAAAGCAGATTCGGTAATTTTTTCCGCAATATGCTGAAAGCCTGCGGTAGCTGGTTTTTTTTAGTAATTGCGATTTACTTCGGTTCAAAACCGTTGCAATTGGACAATTATCAGCGCCTTATAACAGATATAACGGAAGTGGCGATGTTCATTCAAATAGGTGCGTGGTTAAGCATTATGCTTTCGGAGTTTTTGCAAAAATGGGAAGTAAAAAACAATCAGGATGCGGCTTCTATTGAGATTGTAATTTTTAATAATTTCGGACGTTTTTTAATCTGGACTTTGGTTTTGCTGCTCGCTTTGGACAATATGGGTGTAAAAGTAGTGTCGCTTATGACCGGATTGGGTATCGGAGGTATCGCGGTGGCTCTTGCGGTACAAAAAATACTAGGAGATTTGTTCGCTTCGATTTCGATAATGCTTGATAAACCTTTTGAGATAGGCGATATGGTCGTTGTGGATGAATATTGCGGCTATATAGAGAAAATCGGGATGAAAACGACACGAATGCGCAGTGTTTCTGGAGAGCAATTGATTCTTTCAAACAGCGACTTGTTGGGAAGCAGGATTCGCAACTATAAAAGGATGACAGAGCGGCGTGTTACGTTTTCTTTTGGAGTTACGCATAGAACTTCACGGGAAAATTTGAAAGCGATTCCAGAAATATTTAAAGATATTATAGACAAACAAAAGAACGCTCGTTTTGACAGAGCAAACTTGCAGGGAATCGGGGATTTCTCAATGATTTATGAGTGTGTTTATTGGATAGAATCACCGGACATGAAGGTATTTATGAATGTCCAGCAGAATGTAATATTGGATGTTATAGACGCTTTCGCCGCAAGAAATATTTCTTTTGCGCATCCGACGCAGACTTTGTTTGTCGGCGGAGTGGGAAACAACGGCAATTCGGAGAAAACAAATGAGATTGGAAAAAGTAAAAATACATGATAAACGATATTTGGAATTTATTATTTTGAGAGTTTTCACTAAAAGATAGACAGTAATGCATCCCTGTATTTTTCAAACACTGTATGGTTTTGAAAATTAACCCAAAGTTTTATACTCCTATCCACCATTTCTTTTTTATGTGATACTACTTTTGTCCTACGAGTAAATCTTGCTATATTATGCCTTGTGTTGCTATTGTCTCGCTCTATTGCAGGAGTATGGCTCTTCCCTATAACGTGCCTGTCTTTTGGAAGAACTTTTGCAAAAGAATCCCAATTGTCTGTATAAAAAATGCAATTATCGGTCATTTTGCTTACTTTTTTGTAAAGTCGTCTGAATGTGGCAGTATCACGACCGCCGATTTCCCACGCGACAACTCTACCCGTGCTACGCTCAAATGCTTTGATAATCCAAAGTTTTCTTTTTTTTTATTTATATAATGCCACATTTCATCAAATTCCATTTCTTTTATTTCTCCTTCTGTTTCCACAAACTCAATATTGTTACTTGCTTCTACAATCCAGCGATACACAAGAGACGGAGAGGCGTCTAATATTTTTGCCAAATGATTAAACGTCCCTTTCATTGTCGAGTAAAGAAGCACGCATAACGCTTTCTTTACTGCTACTTTATGATTTGTGCGCTTGTCGCCAACGATAAAATTATATCCGCAATCTTTACACTTCCAACGCTGATTTTTTCTTACAAAACCGTTCCTTACTATCTTTTCACTGCCGCATCGTTTACATTTAAGCATAATGTCCACCACAAAATATTGTTTAACAGTATTAATATACGTTATGCAAAAAACAAATATCTATCTTATGGTGAAAACTCTCATATTTTTTAGTCTTCACTACCTCTCACTCGTACTATTTCCGACAGGAAAAAGCAGCGCGTATTTCCGAATTTGGATTTTTTCACTGCGCCGATGCTACAGGTACGTTCGCAGGTTGCTTATTCAACCATTCTTCTTACAGCTCCTTCGTCTGCACTGGTTGCAAAATACGCATACATTTTAAGCGACTGTGAAATCTTGCGATTTCTATTAGGTTTGAATGCGTTCTTGCCTTTTGCAAGTTCGCTTTGTCTTCTCTTTTGTAATTCTTCGTCCGAGATTTTAAGCGTAATGCTTCTGTTTGCTATAGAAATATCTATAATGTCACCGTTTTTGACAAGCCCTATCGTTCCGCCGTCTGCGGCTTCCGGAGAAACATGCCCGATTGACAGCCCGCTGGTTCCTCCGGAGAATCTTCCGTCCGTTATCAGCGCACATTCTTTACCTAAGCCTATAGATTTTATATAAGACGTCGGATAAAGCATCTCCTGCATTCCTGGGCCGCCTTTTGGTCCTTCAAAACGTATTACAACAACGTCTCCAGCAGACACTTTTCCCCCTAAAATACCTTCGCAGGCGTCTTCCTGGCTGTCGAACACTACAGCCTTGCCTGAAAAATCGTATATTTTTTCATCGACGCCGGCTGTTTTTACCACACAGCCGCGGCTTGCAACGTTTCCGAACAGAACTCCCAATCCTCCGTCTTTGGTATAGGCGTTTTCTACGCTTCTAATACATCCGTCTTTTCGATCGGTATCCAATTCTTCGTAATAATTATCTTGTTTTCCGATTTCGTTGCAAAAAACGTTTGCCGGCGCGGATTTGTATATGATTTTTGCATCTTCCAAGCAAGCCTTTGACATGATGTCATACTTTTCCAAACACTCGCCAAGCGTCAATCCATCGACTCTTTTTACG
Encoded proteins:
- a CDS encoding AgmX/PglI C-terminal domain-containing protein; translation: MNKVIITIIIIIIPVFALEFILGGKGKSAQKDNFSDSTVLEKDTSIYVDSAEILKYDGIRGQTIIGQRSRANIMRGIDQNSNTIRKEYINYMRQGNKLNGGLIVRFKIISTGEIVDCKILQSDINDMIFEKNIVLTIKRWKFSEIQIENDTTIVEYPFVFEQY
- a CDS encoding CBS domain-containing protein, with the protein product MVDEKLLNPSGSIVIKEMITRIRVRDAMNSLVLTGKVTATMREIQNIMRESKISGVPICDDNGILTGMITVDDIIKALDGNYINDCVEKHMSKDIITLDADLPLSVAFSYFGKYQFRRFPIVDSNKKLTGIISGRDILSKMLELFNQEVGKLEEMIPEEKMISQEFYYKKYSVAAKDMTHAGNASGEIKNYCGKCGMSRNLCRRIGVAAFELEINIAVHSYGGTLSLSHKGNELQIISQDIGPGIEDIELAMQEGYSSANDWVRSYGFGAGMGLPNIKRVSDVFDIKSSKEKGTVVTATFFIDGEKHEIL
- the rpmB gene encoding 50S ribosomal protein L28, with amino-acid sequence MSKICDVCGRGPVIGGSVSHAHNVSKRVFKPNLRNIKLEIDGINQNVKICMRCLKSLSKV
- a CDS encoding metal ABC transporter substrate-binding protein, translating into MRLFVFLMLLFTVTQAKPVVIVSAYPIYDFVSVIAKDEVSLILLLPPNSDPHSFEPTPKDIVNIGNADIFFYISPEFEPWAQRFVKKAKSAIFVADKKHEDHYDNDKERHDPHVWLDPEEVVEIVEIIAENLKNILPENADFFEKNAKNLLTQINDLDMEYKIKFERCEHRKVFFTGHNSFVGFAKRYGLQIIPITQSFSSTSEPSAKQIAIIIDEIHKSGAKFIYYDVHSGISAAKTIAKETQTQILPLFTIHTTSRDDFAKKVHYIEYMKRNYENLLRGLQF
- a CDS encoding cation diffusion facilitator family transporter gives rise to the protein MDKAKAGYVEGIISIFINTALFFIKLWASAVSGSIALAADAWHTLSDSISSIIVVAAVKLSSKKADKEHPFGHGRWEHVASLFIAVFLGVIAYEFLKNSIMRFNSGNEAVFTSVAIIVTIISIVTKEALARYAFYIGRKTENLSISADGWHHRTDALSSVVVLTGILFAKKFWWIDSVLGIIVAMMIFYATFEIMKETITKFLGEEPGQDLIDAVKKEILCVYNYDLEVHHFHIHNYVLHKELTFHIRLDKNLNIETGHKIASDIEKIIGEKFNMAVTIHVEPLYKNS
- a CDS encoding isoprenylcysteine carboxylmethyltransferase family protein yields the protein MKYIPIVELPLLIVMVLIRAAIFRRQRVKTIVFGATDKTDFVIIPIVFSFFYGISASVFDLPFPETLKNHFWNPDFLIVAAIIVCSSALVWFGVTLKIFGKSFRVGIDENTKDELVTNGTFAIGRNPIYLAFITFFIGIFTAYPNITTLVFSLLVTATIHRQILREEKFLKNHYGAQYEEYCKKVRRYV
- a CDS encoding mechanosensitive ion channel, yielding MDFFLNSDFASAIDEFGLVFFGNSLSQWMLSVCLTVMVFLFFFGLKRLFLKKLPNFVKKEESRFGNFFRNMLKACGSWFFLVIAIYFGSKPLQLDNYQRLITDITEVAMFIQIGAWLSIMLSEFLQKWEVKNNQDAASIEIVIFNNFGRFLIWTLVLLLALDNMGVKVVSLMTGLGIGGIAVALAVQKILGDLFASISIMLDKPFEIGDMVVVDEYCGYIEKIGMKTTRMRSVSGEQLILSNSDLLGSRIRNYKRMTERRVTFSFGVTHRTSRENLKAIPEIFKDIIDKQKNARFDRANLQGIGDFSMIYECVYWIESPDMKVFMNVQQNVILDVIDAFAARNISFAHPTQTLFVGGVGNNGNSEKTNEIGKSKNT